CTATCAAAGATTGGCTTAAGTTGCAGAAACATGGATGCAACATGCCGCTCAAATTGTTATAGGACAAATTAAGCAAATAAAGTGAACTCAAATTGCAAAACAACGGTGAAATTTCTCCCGtaaatgcatttttattgaCTCGATAATATTGGACATATGGTGGTGGAATCGGGAGAGATCCTTGCAGGCTGTTATTTTGGAGGTCCAACACTCGTAGATTAGGCCAGGGAAGAACAtcttgagaattttcaaaactCGTGAGAAAGTTGTTGGAAAGATATAACTCTTGAATAGATGGTAGAATTTGAGAAATCGGGAACGATCCTTGCAGCCTGTTATTTTCAAGGTCCAACCATCGTAGATTAGGCCAGGGAAGAACATCTCGAGAATCTTCAAAGCCTGTGAGAAGGTTGTTGGAAAGATCTAAATCTTGAATAGATGGTGGAATTTGAGAAATTGGGAGAGATCCTTGCAGCCTGTTATTTTGGAGGTCCAACACTTGTAGATTAGGCCAGGGAAGAACATCTCGAGAATCTTCAAAGCCTGTGAGAAGGTTGTTGGAAAGATCTAAATCTTGAATAGATGGTGGAATTTGAGAAATCGGGAGAGATCCTTGCAGCCTGTTATTTTCAAGGTCCAACCTTTGTAGATTAGGCCAGGGAAGAAcatcttgagaatcttcaaagcCTGTGAGAAGGTTGTTGGAAAGATCTAAATCTTGAATAGATGGTGGAATTTGAGAAATCGGGAACGATCCTTGCATCCTGTTATTTTCAAGGTCCAACGTTCGTAGATTAGGCAAGGGAAGAACATCTCGAGAATCTTCAAAGCCCGTGAGAAAGttgttaaaaagaattaaatcttGAAGGTTTTTTTTACTTGCATTAAACATCCATTTGGGTATTATACCTTGAATATTGTTTCCTGATAGATCTAGCAGCACAAGTTTG
Above is a window of Juglans regia cultivar Chandler unplaced genomic scaffold, Walnut 2.0 Scaffold_22056, whole genome shotgun sequence DNA encoding:
- the LOC118345301 gene encoding putative receptor-like protein 8, with amino-acid sequence MQGSFPISQIPPSIQDLDLSNNLLTGFEDSQDVLPWPNLQRLDLENNRLQGSLPISQIPPSIQDLDLSNNLLTGFEDSRDVLPWPNLQVLDLQNNRLQGSLPISQIPPSIQDLDLSNNLLTGFEDSRDVLPWPNLR